In Bacillus sp. FJAT-45037, the following are encoded in one genomic region:
- a CDS encoding cation diffusion facilitator family transporter produces MSEKGLLKLSVYGALLFGILGVVWGLIIDSQMILFDGAYSFISVALSILSLVGASFIQKKDEKRFPFGKEVIEPIIIIAKYAVILVLCLIAIISSSYDLFTGGRNVVASHALAYSVLSTIGCYIVWFFLAKQEKRKPSGFIVAEKKQWLMDMLLSVAVLIGFLIATLLTYTSYAAVVVYVDPLMVLLVSLYCLKLPYVMIRDHVKEVLEMSPAPQIQSQINDLVKQTEIEYKFVDSITRTSKVGEKLYIEIDFILDAKSKAQTVIEHDQIREKIDRNITDLNYTLWLTISFTQDRKWA; encoded by the coding sequence ATGAGTGAGAAAGGTTTATTAAAGCTGTCAGTGTATGGTGCGCTACTATTTGGTATTTTGGGTGTCGTGTGGGGGCTTATTATTGATTCGCAAATGATCCTGTTTGATGGTGCCTATTCGTTTATTAGTGTGGCTTTATCGATTCTCTCTCTAGTAGGGGCGAGTTTTATTCAAAAAAAAGATGAGAAACGATTCCCTTTTGGTAAAGAAGTGATTGAACCAATTATTATCATTGCAAAGTATGCCGTCATTCTAGTGCTTTGTCTAATAGCCATTATCTCTTCAAGTTATGATTTATTTACAGGTGGAAGAAACGTTGTCGCAAGTCATGCGTTAGCTTATTCCGTTTTATCGACCATAGGTTGTTATATCGTCTGGTTCTTTTTAGCTAAGCAAGAAAAACGAAAGCCCTCAGGTTTCATTGTTGCTGAAAAAAAACAATGGCTAATGGATATGCTATTAAGTGTAGCTGTTTTAATCGGATTTTTGATTGCTACGCTGCTCACTTATACTAGTTATGCAGCTGTTGTTGTGTATGTGGATCCTTTAATGGTGTTACTCGTTTCTTTGTATTGTCTGAAATTACCATATGTTATGATTCGTGATCATGTGAAAGAAGTACTTGAAATGTCGCCTGCACCTCAAATTCAGTCGCAAATTAATGATTTGGTTAAGCAAACAGAAATCGAATACAAATTTGTTGACTCGATTACCCGAACTTCTAAAGTTGGGGAGAAGTTATATATTGAAATTGACTTTATTCTTGATGCGAAATCCAAAGCACAAACTGTCATCGAACACGATCAGATTCGAGAAAAAATCGATCGAAATATTACGGATTTAAATTATACATTATGGCTAACGATCTCCTTTACACAAGACCGAAAATGGGCTTAA
- a CDS encoding YppG family protein, with translation MNYPYHHWSFNQYQQPYYQPYQQRPQLQQNWQMGYSAPGAPTSTQSFFSPGQNQINYANGYQSQPQQSQQNQPWNTKKPSMIKSAFTGENGSFDVGRTFQTVDQVVKTVQQVSPIVKQVSPLVKQVSALFIKR, from the coding sequence ATGAATTACCCATATCATCATTGGTCTTTTAACCAATATCAGCAACCATACTATCAACCCTATCAACAAAGGCCGCAACTTCAACAAAACTGGCAGATGGGGTATTCCGCACCAGGAGCACCTACTTCGACGCAGTCGTTCTTTTCACCTGGACAAAATCAAATAAATTATGCAAACGGCTATCAGTCTCAGCCTCAACAATCCCAGCAAAATCAACCATGGAACACGAAAAAACCTTCGATGATTAAGTCTGCTTTCACAGGAGAAAATGGCAGCTTTGACGTAGGTAGGACCTTTCAAACGGTCGACCAAGTCGTCAAAACGGTTCAACAGGTATCTCCTATTGTGAAGCAAGTATCTCCATTGGTGAAGCAAGTCAGCGCGCTATTTATTAAAAGATAA
- a CDS encoding dipeptidase — protein sequence MRIIDTHCDALLKLWEDPTRNFLDDESIDANATRLANGEVMAQCFAIFVEPFIKSDDKFQAALEQIDLFHEKVLKTPSMRWIQKWSDLDHLQHDEIGAILTLEGLDSIGDDLVKLRLMYQLGVLSVGLTWNQANLCADGIGEERGAGLTTLGKEVVRMNNEKHVLTDVSHLSVKGFWDVMELANYPIASHSNAFSLCDHRRNLQDEQIKALVKKNGYIGVVFHPLFVTGKEEATIADLLTHIEYMCSLGATKNIGFGSDFDGINVNINQLEHAGHYDNLMNALLRYYPEEVVRGFAGENFSRMLPKGAHM from the coding sequence GTGAGAATCATTGATACGCATTGTGATGCACTTTTGAAATTGTGGGAGGATCCTACTCGAAACTTTTTGGACGACGAGTCTATTGACGCCAATGCCACTCGACTAGCAAATGGCGAAGTTATGGCTCAATGCTTTGCTATATTTGTTGAACCATTCATTAAATCCGATGACAAGTTTCAAGCAGCTCTAGAACAAATCGATCTTTTTCATGAAAAGGTGTTAAAAACCCCATCGATGAGATGGATTCAAAAATGGTCCGATCTAGATCACTTACAACATGATGAGATTGGAGCGATTTTGACGCTTGAAGGCTTAGATTCGATAGGTGATGATCTGGTGAAGCTTCGTTTGATGTACCAGTTAGGTGTGCTTTCAGTTGGCCTGACGTGGAATCAAGCTAATCTGTGTGCAGATGGTATCGGTGAAGAACGAGGAGCAGGGTTAACAACACTCGGAAAAGAAGTCGTTCGCATGAACAATGAAAAGCACGTATTAACTGATGTCTCTCACCTTAGTGTAAAAGGGTTTTGGGATGTGATGGAGTTAGCTAATTATCCAATCGCAAGTCACTCTAATGCATTTTCGCTATGTGACCACAGGCGAAATTTGCAAGACGAGCAGATTAAAGCTCTAGTGAAGAAGAATGGCTACATAGGGGTTGTGTTCCACCCATTATTTGTTACAGGCAAAGAAGAGGCAACAATTGCTGATTTACTTACACATATTGAATATATGTGTAGCTTAGGAGCGACAAAGAATATCGGATTTGGATCTGATTTTGATGGAATTAACGTTAATATTAATCAATTAGAACATGCGGGTCATTATGACAATTTGATGAATGCTTTATTACGTTATTATCCTGAAGAAGTCGTAAGAGGTTTTGCTGGTGAAAATTTCAGTAGAATGCTGCCAAAAGGTGCACACATGTAA
- a CDS encoding HesB-like (seleno)protein, whose protein sequence is MKITDSAKTFLEETMTEHGIQTIRVVFAGMGUGGPKLGLALDEPAESDKRETINGVDVAFEEGIYDQVSDLTLDMQKSEQGEGLVMVGGGQDCC, encoded by the coding sequence ATGAAAATTACTGATAGTGCAAAAACGTTTCTTGAAGAGACAATGACTGAGCATGGGATTCAAACGATCCGTGTTGTATTTGCGGGCATGGGTTGAGGTGGTCCTAAGCTTGGGCTAGCTCTGGATGAGCCGGCAGAATCAGATAAACGCGAGACAATCAATGGGGTTGATGTTGCGTTTGAAGAAGGTATCTATGATCAAGTGTCAGATTTAACGTTAGATATGCAAAAATCAGAACAAGGCGAAGGTCTTGTAATGGTTGGCGGCGGTCAAGACTGCTGTTAA
- a CDS encoding YuzF family protein, whose protein sequence is MNNQNDYQVPQMTSPVDPYVVQTLQSITGNSVVIETTRGNVQGTITDVKPDHVVIESNDSSFFVRIQQIVWIMPN, encoded by the coding sequence ATGAATAATCAAAATGACTATCAAGTACCTCAAATGACCAGCCCAGTCGATCCATATGTTGTTCAAACCTTACAGTCTATCACCGGAAATAGCGTCGTAATTGAAACAACGCGAGGCAATGTGCAAGGAACCATTACTGATGTGAAACCAGATCACGTCGTCATCGAATCTAACGATAGTTCTTTTTTTGTTAGAATCCAACAAATCGTTTGGATCATGCCAAACTAA
- a CDS encoding SurA N-terminal domain-containing protein, whose protein sequence is MKKRLGLGMATIALAITLVACGDNEETTEVETESPDDATEETVENPEMEAPDGVGIDTEDVPDVVATVNGEDIHKEEYVRYLEEQAMMYTQFGISFDDEEGQAMLNELKDHALQVLINTELIVQAASDIEVSEEEVNEELDNAIEQAPFETKEELEEHLSEQGITLDDIREDIRKQLKIEQYIAANTDAPEITEEELQAAYDEQVAFAEENGSEEEIPSFEEQRDQLQAELEQEALAVQQERILEELLEESEVETNV, encoded by the coding sequence ATGAAGAAAAGATTAGGACTTGGCATGGCGACGATCGCTTTAGCGATAACACTAGTCGCATGTGGAGACAACGAAGAGACAACAGAAGTAGAAACAGAATCACCAGACGATGCAACAGAGGAAACGGTAGAAAACCCTGAAATGGAAGCTCCAGATGGAGTTGGAATTGATACTGAAGATGTCCCTGATGTCGTCGCTACGGTAAACGGTGAAGACATTCATAAAGAAGAATACGTAAGATATCTTGAAGAACAAGCGATGATGTACACTCAGTTTGGCATTAGCTTTGATGATGAAGAAGGACAAGCTATGTTAAACGAATTAAAAGACCATGCATTGCAAGTTCTGATCAATACAGAGTTAATTGTTCAAGCAGCTTCTGATATCGAAGTGTCAGAAGAAGAAGTAAATGAAGAGCTAGACAACGCGATTGAACAAGCTCCTTTTGAAACGAAGGAAGAGTTGGAAGAGCATCTTTCTGAACAAGGCATCACTCTAGATGATATCCGTGAAGACATTCGCAAACAATTAAAAATTGAGCAGTATATAGCAGCAAACACGGATGCACCTGAGATCACAGAAGAAGAGTTACAAGCAGCTTATGATGAGCAAGTCGCATTTGCTGAAGAAAATGGATCAGAAGAAGAAATTCCAAGTTTTGAAGAGCAACGTGATCAACTTCAAGCTGAATTAGAGCAAGAAGCTTTAGCTGTTCAGCAAGAACGCATTCTTGAAGAATTACTTGAAGAAAGTGAAGTTGAAACAAACGTATAA
- a CDS encoding nucleoside hydrolase produces MKLKILVFCDPGIDDTIALIYALQHPKIEVVGIVAEYGNTTRKFAFRNIEYLLTLVDKEHIPVIAGAERALSGETPVIQPTIHGDYGLGPFTPPNSEEGLRENFCELLPLLREANDDLTIVTLGRLTTLATLFLLYPNLMSTIKNYHVMGGAFFVPGNVTPVAEANVYGDPVAASIVIKYAKNVTLFPLNITNHVFITPELAEQLNVEGREDILYPILDFYYTFYQSQQPDIPGSPIHDLIPILALTKPHWFTYENKLLHVQKEPGIARGLTLADMRPYEVLPNGPIQRVAIKMDDTEFEDHLIDTLA; encoded by the coding sequence ATGAAGCTAAAAATTCTTGTGTTTTGTGATCCTGGCATCGACGATACGATTGCTCTTATCTACGCATTACAGCACCCTAAAATTGAAGTGGTAGGCATTGTCGCCGAGTATGGCAACACAACACGCAAATTTGCCTTTCGTAACATTGAGTATTTGCTAACATTGGTTGATAAAGAGCATATTCCCGTTATCGCAGGAGCTGAGCGTGCATTATCGGGAGAAACGCCTGTTATACAACCAACTATACACGGTGATTACGGACTTGGGCCTTTCACCCCGCCTAATTCAGAAGAAGGCTTAAGGGAAAATTTCTGTGAACTCTTGCCATTATTGCGTGAGGCGAATGACGATTTAACCATTGTCACTTTAGGAAGGTTAACCACACTTGCTACGCTTTTTTTACTGTATCCAAATCTAATGAGTACCATTAAAAATTATCATGTAATGGGTGGCGCCTTTTTTGTTCCTGGAAATGTGACTCCTGTTGCAGAAGCTAATGTATACGGCGATCCAGTTGCAGCAAGTATTGTGATCAAATACGCCAAAAATGTTACGTTGTTCCCTTTAAATATTACAAATCATGTTTTTATTACTCCAGAGTTGGCCGAACAACTTAACGTAGAAGGCAGGGAAGATATCCTCTACCCCATCCTAGACTTTTATTATACATTTTATCAAAGCCAACAACCTGACATACCAGGAAGCCCTATCCACGACCTTATTCCAATACTCGCACTGACAAAGCCTCATTGGTTTACTTATGAGAATAAATTATTACATGTACAAAAGGAACCTGGTATTGCACGTGGACTGACTCTTGCTGATATGCGCCCATATGAAGTTTTACCAAATGGACCAATTCAAAGAGTAGCCATAAAAATGGACGATACGGAGTTTGAAGATCATCTGATCGATACACTGGCGTAG
- the msrA gene encoding peptide-methionine (S)-S-oxide reductase MsrA — translation MSERYEKAVFAGGCFWCMVQPFDEQPGIIDVLSGYSGGEIENPSYEQVKSGESGHYEVVQITYDPTSFSYEKLLSLYWPQIDPTDPEGQFHDRGSQYRTAIFYYTEEQKKLALASKREIGESGRFKKPIVTEILKAKPFYLAEEEHQKFYKIHKEQYKDDRKKSGRDEFIEDNWK, via the coding sequence ATGTCTGAACGCTATGAAAAAGCCGTGTTTGCAGGAGGTTGTTTTTGGTGCATGGTCCAACCATTTGATGAACAACCTGGAATCATTGATGTATTATCAGGTTATAGTGGGGGAGAGATAGAGAACCCTTCATACGAACAAGTTAAATCAGGAGAATCAGGTCATTACGAAGTCGTCCAAATTACATATGACCCTACTTCTTTTTCGTATGAGAAATTATTATCTCTATATTGGCCACAAATTGATCCGACAGATCCAGAAGGGCAATTCCATGATCGAGGCTCACAGTATCGAACAGCTATTTTCTATTATACAGAAGAACAAAAAAAACTAGCTCTTGCTTCAAAAAGGGAAATCGGAGAGAGTGGTCGATTTAAAAAACCGATCGTCACAGAAATTCTCAAAGCAAAACCATTTTATCTTGCCGAAGAAGAGCATCAAAAATTTTATAAAATCCACAAGGAACAATATAAAGACGATCGAAAAAAATCAGGTCGCGATGAATTCATTGAAGATAATTGGAAATAA
- a CDS encoding DNA alkylation repair protein — MSSPYLCPSCKTNRSRFNLIQQVATPVKMNPQDGTIVEEYTQNNLEAFHTPYRGPKLKVQCATCGLVEDERMFIKRAKTPN; from the coding sequence TTGAGTTCACCTTATTTATGTCCAAGTTGTAAAACCAACCGTTCACGTTTTAATTTAATTCAACAAGTAGCAACCCCCGTTAAAATGAACCCACAAGATGGTACGATTGTAGAAGAATACACCCAAAATAATTTAGAAGCTTTTCATACTCCCTACCGTGGTCCTAAATTAAAAGTTCAATGCGCGACCTGTGGACTAGTAGAAGACGAAAGAATGTTTATCAAAAGGGCAAAAACTCCCAATTAA
- a CDS encoding Hsp20/alpha crystallin family protein — MSEKDSWSGKLPQGYQDILRSIDDFFQQTHERLVDHPMFAPPIPITVRNQNNQLNIYAELPGIDKRQISLKVFNQAIIITVRQEEIVEMRHDQSPIEHKKQTLQTRERLVPVGFHFEESDVRATYKNGLLTISIPIKHQPIIIE, encoded by the coding sequence GTGTCTGAAAAAGATTCATGGTCCGGAAAGCTCCCTCAAGGCTATCAGGACATTTTAAGATCTATTGATGACTTTTTTCAACAAACGCACGAGCGGCTTGTGGATCATCCTATGTTCGCCCCACCGATTCCAATAACCGTTCGCAATCAAAACAACCAATTGAACATCTATGCTGAACTACCTGGTATTGATAAACGGCAAATTTCTCTAAAAGTATTCAATCAAGCGATTATCATTACCGTTCGTCAAGAGGAAATAGTGGAGATGAGACATGACCAATCACCCATAGAGCATAAGAAACAAACTCTGCAAACAAGAGAACGGCTCGTTCCTGTAGGGTTTCACTTTGAGGAATCAGATGTGCGAGCAACGTATAAGAACGGATTATTAACCATCTCTATCCCGATCAAGCACCAGCCCATTATCATCGAATAG
- a CDS encoding HesB/YadR/YfhF family protein: MDIQITKPALNWFKEEFNLTENDEWIRFFARYGGCGNIQSGFSLGISQDQPVKVGSKLEIDGITFFIEEKDLWYFKNLDLKVKYSRKLDEIEFVYEEKAHSED; encoded by the coding sequence TTGGACATTCAAATTACAAAACCAGCATTAAATTGGTTCAAAGAAGAATTCAACCTAACAGAAAACGATGAATGGATTCGATTCTTTGCACGTTATGGTGGTTGTGGAAATATTCAAAGTGGATTTTCACTTGGAATTAGTCAAGATCAACCTGTTAAAGTAGGGTCGAAATTAGAAATAGATGGAATTACCTTTTTCATTGAAGAAAAGGATTTATGGTATTTTAAAAACCTTGACTTGAAGGTGAAGTACAGCCGGAAATTAGATGAGATAGAGTTTGTCTATGAGGAAAAAGCACATTCCGAGGACTAA
- a CDS encoding alpha/beta hydrolase, with translation MLALLKKVKIGILISMLTLNMLALLVVLSVQVWTYTEAGKVPPKTAVLLHAVHHNLVTPDMKPPKFFTQSGSPTFSREDISIPVSDGSEISARMYRPIVGENHPIILYYHGGAFMKGYGDINTHDNIVRSLAARTKSIVIAVGYRVAPEHPFPAAIEDSYDAFLWAHEQADQLGGDASKIAVVGDSAGGNLATVVSLMARDRKGPNLAAQALLYPLTTFQDIEFDSRGVYDSGYYLLSRNVMLRARDTYTPEKSMWTLPYTSPLKAEHLYKLPPALVITAEFDPLRDEGEAYAKRLAEHGVSVRALRYNGVMHGFISFYEVMYRGNHGLSQTATFLNEVFDQQPTYEPYHLHVFDGGNNQNHQLREEAEAYAIGSFLLGRHALSMMPFTE, from the coding sequence ATGTTAGCCTTATTAAAGAAAGTGAAAATAGGTATTTTAATTAGCATGCTCACCCTCAATATGCTTGCATTACTTGTCGTGTTATCTGTACAAGTATGGACATATACAGAAGCAGGAAAAGTCCCGCCTAAGACGGCTGTCCTCCTTCATGCTGTTCATCATAATTTAGTTACACCGGATATGAAACCACCGAAATTTTTTACACAAAGCGGAAGTCCTACCTTTTCGAGAGAAGACATTTCGATTCCTGTGAGTGATGGTAGTGAAATCTCCGCTCGAATGTACCGTCCCATAGTAGGAGAGAATCATCCAATTATCCTTTATTACCATGGGGGAGCATTCATGAAGGGATACGGAGATATTAACACACATGATAACATTGTTCGTTCGCTTGCAGCGAGAACGAAAAGCATTGTTATCGCTGTCGGGTACAGGGTTGCTCCAGAACACCCTTTCCCAGCAGCAATTGAAGATAGCTATGATGCATTTTTATGGGCTCATGAACAGGCAGATCAATTAGGAGGAGATGCTTCAAAGATCGCTGTGGTCGGAGACAGTGCTGGCGGTAATCTAGCTACTGTCGTTTCCTTAATGGCAAGGGACCGAAAAGGACCAAATCTAGCAGCACAAGCACTTCTATATCCATTGACAACATTCCAAGATATTGAGTTTGATTCAAGAGGGGTTTACGATAGTGGTTACTATTTATTGTCTCGAAATGTAATGTTGCGAGCAAGAGATACGTACACACCAGAAAAATCGATGTGGACTCTTCCCTATACATCCCCGTTAAAGGCAGAACACTTGTATAAGCTCCCGCCAGCTCTTGTTATAACCGCTGAATTTGATCCATTAAGAGATGAGGGAGAAGCCTATGCGAAGAGACTTGCCGAACACGGTGTCTCTGTTAGGGCTTTGCGCTATAATGGCGTCATGCACGGCTTCATCTCTTTTTATGAAGTCATGTATCGAGGCAATCATGGTCTTTCACAAACGGCGACATTTCTAAATGAAGTGTTTGATCAACAACCAACGTATGAGCCTTATCACTTGCATGTATTTGACGGGGGAAACAATCAAAATCATCAGCTACGTGAAGAGGCCGAGGCCTATGCAATTGGTAGTTTTCTCTTAGGACGCCATGCCCTATCAATGATGCCATTTACAGAATAA
- a CDS encoding TetR family transcriptional regulator: MNKNQEKKYQLILDAAFDQMKEKGFDKASISQIVKHAGVAQGTFYLYFDSKGAIVPAIAERILEEQLIVVKEQVKSGDSIERIIEVLIEQTFQLTDRHQEVIKFCYSGIAYYDSFQRWEDIYRPYYKWLEQKLEEAMGQNEIPRRDSVAHQASFIIGLIEQSAETFYLTDEPKGDMETVAYKHDLYEFIKRAIS; encoded by the coding sequence ATGAATAAAAACCAAGAAAAGAAGTACCAATTAATTTTAGATGCGGCGTTTGATCAAATGAAAGAAAAAGGTTTTGATAAAGCGTCGATCTCACAAATCGTCAAACATGCAGGTGTGGCACAAGGTACGTTTTATTTATATTTCGATTCAAAAGGAGCGATTGTACCAGCCATTGCTGAGCGAATCTTAGAGGAACAACTAATTGTAGTCAAAGAACAAGTGAAAAGCGGAGACTCAATCGAACGAATTATAGAAGTTTTGATTGAACAAACATTTCAATTAACCGACCGTCATCAAGAAGTCATTAAGTTTTGTTATTCAGGTATTGCTTATTATGACTCATTTCAACGCTGGGAAGATATTTATAGACCGTATTATAAATGGTTAGAGCAGAAACTTGAAGAAGCTATGGGTCAAAATGAAATCCCAAGACGAGACTCAGTTGCTCATCAAGCAAGCTTTATTATCGGGCTAATTGAACAATCAGCAGAGACGTTTTATTTAACTGATGAACCGAAAGGTGATATGGAAACAGTAGCGTATAAACATGATTTATATGAATTTATCAAGAGGGCAATAAGCTAA
- the uvsE gene encoding UV DNA damage repair endonuclease UvsE → MKIGYPCQNLTLPTRFRTCRLQTMEQEGMAKIKELTLMNIQMLQEVLRWNIEHDILFFRISSDMIPFATHPKMTWVWQDDEDVKRELEVIKQLQKKHQLRLSMHPGQYTILNSPKAQVVRNAIKDLTYHAEFLEHIGGSDMILHTGGAYGDKASAKEAFVNTYKTLSPSIRALLRLENDDKTFHTEDVLEIHDMCGVPICFDLHHELCFDREIHEVEKLVKKVLKTWSDLPYRPKMHLSSGKNAKNDRAHADYIKKEDYERLLMILGDHEVDIMLEAKAKEKALFKLLEETSEQSR, encoded by the coding sequence ATGAAGATAGGATATCCATGTCAAAATTTAACTCTACCTACGAGGTTTCGCACATGCCGTTTGCAAACGATGGAGCAAGAAGGGATGGCTAAGATTAAAGAATTAACTCTGATGAACATTCAGATGTTACAAGAGGTGTTAAGGTGGAATATTGAACATGATATTCTATTTTTTCGTATAAGTAGTGATATGATCCCGTTTGCAACCCATCCTAAAATGACTTGGGTTTGGCAGGATGATGAAGATGTAAAAAGAGAATTAGAAGTAATAAAACAGCTACAAAAGAAGCATCAATTAAGATTGTCCATGCACCCAGGACAGTATACAATATTAAATTCACCAAAAGCACAAGTGGTCCGAAATGCAATAAAAGATTTAACCTATCATGCAGAATTTTTGGAGCATATTGGTGGTAGTGATATGATTTTGCATACAGGTGGCGCATACGGTGATAAAGCATCAGCAAAAGAAGCCTTTGTCAATACATACAAAACGCTTTCGCCTTCTATTCGGGCCTTACTACGATTGGAAAACGATGACAAAACGTTTCATACCGAAGATGTGTTAGAGATTCATGACATGTGTGGAGTGCCGATTTGTTTTGATCTTCACCATGAACTATGTTTTGACCGAGAGATACATGAAGTTGAGAAACTAGTAAAAAAAGTGTTGAAAACATGGTCGGACCTCCCATATCGACCTAAGATGCACCTTAGTTCAGGCAAGAATGCTAAGAACGATCGAGCGCATGCCGATTATATTAAGAAAGAGGATTATGAGCGATTGCTCATGATTTTAGGAGATCATGAAGTGGATATCATGCTCGAAGCGAAAGCAAAAGAAAAAGCGCTTTTTAAGCTACTTGAGGAGACATCTGAGCAATCTAGATGA
- a CDS encoding chemotaxis protein: protein MNEHTDILLDSGTNELEVVMFKVGNGTFGINVLKVREIINPLPITETPNAHANVEGVIRLRQEVIPVINLAKVLNLPGSAHPEQDKFIVAELNKMKVAFHVHSVSRIHRISWQQIEKPSELSLNAESHTIGIVKLEEEMSILLDFEKIVVEINPSTGLSVDAVKKLGVRERSEKNIVIAEDSAILRRLLQDTLAEAGYERLQFFENGQETWDYVQEVKEKGEINQKIDVLITDIEMPQMDGHHLTLRMKQDPELKEIPIIIFSSLITNDLFHKGDKVGADKQISKPEIVELVETIDQFVK, encoded by the coding sequence ATGAACGAGCATACTGATATTTTACTTGATAGTGGGACAAATGAACTTGAGGTGGTTATGTTTAAGGTAGGGAATGGGACGTTTGGTATTAATGTATTGAAGGTCCGCGAAATTATTAATCCTCTCCCTATTACCGAAACACCGAATGCTCATGCAAATGTAGAGGGTGTGATTCGTCTTAGACAAGAAGTGATCCCCGTCATTAACTTAGCAAAAGTATTAAATCTACCAGGTTCAGCTCACCCAGAGCAAGATAAGTTTATTGTCGCAGAATTAAATAAAATGAAGGTTGCTTTTCATGTACATAGTGTTTCAAGAATTCACCGAATCTCTTGGCAACAGATTGAAAAGCCTAGTGAACTTTCATTAAATGCAGAAAGTCATACAATTGGAATTGTAAAATTAGAAGAGGAAATGTCAATCTTACTAGATTTTGAGAAGATTGTTGTTGAAATTAACCCAAGTACAGGTCTTAGTGTCGATGCAGTGAAGAAATTAGGGGTGCGGGAGCGTTCTGAGAAAAACATTGTCATCGCTGAGGATTCAGCAATTTTAAGAAGACTCTTGCAGGATACATTAGCTGAAGCTGGATATGAACGACTTCAATTTTTTGAAAATGGGCAAGAGACATGGGACTATGTACAAGAAGTGAAGGAGAAAGGTGAAATCAATCAAAAGATTGATGTTCTAATTACCGATATTGAAATGCCTCAAATGGATGGTCATCATTTAACATTGCGAATGAAGCAAGATCCAGAATTAAAAGAGATTCCAATCATTATTTTCTCTTCTTTAATTACAAATGATCTATTCCATAAGGGTGACAAAGTAGGAGCTGATAAACAAATTAGCAAACCAGAAATCGTTGAACTTGTTGAGACAATTGATCAATTTGTAAAATAA